The Shewanella pealeana ATCC 700345 genome contains the following window.
ATGGTGGAGTCTCGTCGAGTTTATCGAGAGAAGGGAGACTGGCAGGCGGAGTTTGGGCCATTTGAATCTTATGAGCATTTAGGCGAGAAGGATTGGACCTTAATCGTACAGGCATTAAATAATTGGGTTCCTGCAGCTGAAGACTTACTTAAATGCTTTGATTTTATACCTCGCTGGCGTTTAGATGACGTGATGGTTAGCTACGCGGTTCCCGGTGGTGGAGTTGGGCCGCATATTGACCTTTATGACGTGTTTATCTGTCAAGGTTCAGGGCGTCGCCGATGGCGTGTAGGCGACTTAGGTCCTCATAAAGAGTTTGCTGCGCATCCAGCACTGCTGCATACCGAAGCATTTGACCCGATCATAGATGTTGAACTCTTGCCTGGTGATATTCTCTATCTACCGCCAGGGTATCCTCATGATGGCGTGACACTTGAGCCGTCAATGAGCTTTTCTGTTGGTTACCGAACAGCTTCGGCGAAGGATATGGTGAGTGCTTTGGCCGATCACCTAATCGATAACGAACAAGGTACTAAGCAGATCACGGATCCCGATCGTGGCTTGAGCCAACATTCTGGTTTAATCGATGAACAAGATCTAGGACGTATCAAGCAGCAACTCATCGAAACGCTAGATGATACACTGATCAGTGAATTCAGTGGTCGCTATCTGACTCAATCTAAGTGCGAATTAGACCTACCTGAAGAGCAATTAGGCTTCCAATTAGACGATATAAAGGCAATCATCTCAGAGCAGCCGTTAATTCGTTTGGGCGGGCTACGTTGTCTTTATTTCGCGACCAGTCTTGAGTCTGGTGTCATGTACATTAATGGCGAGCAAGTGGAACTAGGAGAAGGCAGTTCAGAGGTGATTGAAGCGCTCTGTAATCAACAGCAGCTAACCCTCGAAGACATGTCTACTTGGTTAGAAAATGAAGCTGTGATGACTCAATTGACCGACTGGGTTAATGCGGGTTATTGGTACTTCGATGATGTAGAGTAAATTACTTCAAAAGTAATAGAAGACTGACCATAGGTTTTGCTAGTTAGTTACTATTATAATTGAAGATTAAAGCTCAATAGTCTTAAAGCTATTGAGCTTTTTTATTGTGTTTTTATTACGCGTGTATCTGAGAGGCTGGTTAATTAAGAAGGTTATTTTTATACTAATGGCCATTAAAAGCGGTATTGCCACAAGGCTCCTAGCGTATCAAAATCATTGCCAACTTGGGTCACGACTCCGGTGTTGGCGTAAAGCTTAACACTGTGCTGGGCATTGACAGGAAAAGAGTAAGTGATGCCGAACCGAGAATTGCGCTGCTTATCTAGCGAGTTTATTTTGTCTTTACTGGTTTCACCGCCAAAAAATAGATTGCCATTTAATGAAATCCAGTGGCCTCGGCTAATGTTATAGATAAGGTGACCTTGCAGTGTAAACTGAGGTTTTTGTTCTAATTTGGTGTCATTAAAAAAATCATCGTTATCGCCATATAGTCTTACCGAAGCAATAACATCGTAATACCAGCGTCCAAGCTTATGTGACATACCTATACCTGGTCGGAAAACCCAACGATTACTGCCAGCATTGAGTAATTTATCTCCATCATAACTGCCCATGGGCACGCTAACTTGCATGCTAGCACCCACGACAACACCCTGTTGCCATTGGGAGAAATCCTTTGCTTGTAATGCAGGCGCACCGAAGAAATTCCAAGTGACTCTTATCGATGGATCGCCATATCCGCAGCGATCGGCATTGAGTTGTTGACCATTGAATTCAGCGCTACCTTGATAACAGACCCGAGTAGTCGATAGGTCAACTTTTGAAGAGCTGCCAGAGAGGTCAAAAGTATGGGCGTAGCCGATAACTGCGGCATTAATGCTTAGGTTGGCATTTTTAATTGGCGCACTAGGGGCAGGGGATAGATTGCCTTCAGAATGAACGACTCCGGCTGCCAAAAAATGCATTCCTATTGGGATGTTAGTATAGCTACGTGGCTCAAGATCTTGAGCTGCACAAGGGCTGCAAACTAGCAAGAGGGTAAACAGCGGGCGCGTCTTCACCATACAGATGATATCTGGTCTGATTAACTGTCTATCCGTTATTGCGAAACCTCTAATGCTAATCAATCTTAATCCCTTAAAAACGGCAATAAAGCTTGGGTTTACTCAAATTATTTTTAGCTTTCTCAGATGACATTGAACTGCTGCATATGATTTAACACTAAGTTAACGACTTTACAGTGTTTTTCAAGCTGGTTTTACAGGTATTGCCAAATTTTATTGGGTCATTAAAGTGCGAGTTTGTTAATCTTAGTATATTGGTAAGTTCATACTCAGGATAAAGTAAACAAGTGTTATCTATTAATCAGTTTCACCAGCTAATCAGGTTGGAGCTTGATAAAGCACTTGCGAGTGCTACAGTGGCTGCTAAGCGAGCTCATGAAACGGCAACCGATAGTGAGAGTATTGCTAAAAGTAAGTATGAAACCTTTGGTTTAGAAGCATCTTATCTCGCCCACGGACAATCCGTGAGAGTTGCCCAATGCCAAGCCGATATTAGAGCATTTGAAGCCATGTTTACTCGGCTAAATTCAAATTCGATTATAGAGAGTAAGGGGACTAAGGAACCTAAAGTGGAATTAGGAAGATTAGTCCTATTGATGGATGAAAATGGTAAAAACCAATACCTTTTTGTTGGTCCAGGAGCTGGCGGACTAAAGATAGCATATGAGCATGATTCAATTATGGTTGTGACACTAGAGTCGCCATTAGGCATTACTATGGCAAATAAACGCCAAGGAGATGATTTTAGTTTGAATGTTGCAGGTAATAAACGTGAATATGAAATCATTGAAGTTAAATAATGATTTTTATTCAAAACATTATCGATAAGATTTATCTTTTCATAAAGAAGTGAGTTAAGACTAAGGAGTAATTTATGGCGTCAAAGGTTTCTAGGCTCGCTTTAATACTGGGGGTTTCAGTTGCCATGTTGGGGTGCAATATCGCCAATCATGGCTCCTTTGTCACCAATACCTATCAAGATGCAAAGGTAAGCAGTCCTCTCGTTAGGCTAGGCCCCGTTTCTGGACAGAGTTGTCAGACTCAATTCTTGTATTTATTCCCAATGGGCGACAGTGTTTCCTCGCCTCGTGCCATTGAGGCCGCGAAAAATGCGATTAAAGGGACTGTGATCATTACCGACGTGACCATAGATGACACTCTCTCGTTTGGTGTTGGCTATTCAGAGCAGTGTATAAACGTACAAGGTACAGCTTTTGGAACCAAGAGCCTGTAATAATCACGTTGTTTAAGATAAGCAGCATGCTGCTTATCTTTTGATTACCTCTATTGCCCCGAGCTAAGGGACAACAGATAGCATCACTATTAAACCGTATCTAGCTCTCACTACACTGAGATTTACCCGCTCGATAACAGCTAGGTTGCCTTGGACAAACCGCACCTCTTGAGCATATTAATCTAGCCTCGTTTTGAATGCCTCTTTCAATCCAATTGATGTTGAGGATTTTGGCAACACTCATCAAATCTTTTTTAATACTCGTTGGCATCTCAACCGAGCCACTATTGCTTGCGCAGGATTGCTTTAACTCTGCAGCAATAGACGCGGCGTCGCCGCCCTGAGCATCAATCGCAGGGTTAAGATCGATTCCAGCGCATAATACGTGGTTATTACCAGCCATATCTTCTACTTTTATCGACTCACAGCAGTAGATCCTTGGTTTTTCGGCAACATCAAGTATGGAGATTTGAGCTGATGTACCGACCTTAGGCTCGTTAATCATTCTAAATACGGCCCAATGTTGGCAAGGATCTTCTACTACTCGCATATTTCCCCAAGGTAGTGGAATACCATTGCCTCTATATACAGCCTTAAGCTTTCCAGGAGCATAAGCATCGAAGTAATGCCAATGTGGATAAGGCGAAACTACCGTCATGCGGCGCATTGCTACCGACGCTGAGATCCCTAAAGCTTCATTGACCTTAATTTCGTATCCGTGACGGTCTAGAAGTTGCCTGAAGGGCACCTTAGGGCAGAGCAGAGCGCCGGCAAAGAAGCTGGATTCGAAATCACGCCAAGCATGTAAAATATCTTGTGCGTTTAGTGTCGATGAAACAGGAGTGCTAATTTCATCGTCGGCCGCAGTATGCCGTCTTCCCGCTGTTAAGACGCATTTTAGGCCATCTTTATTGTGAAGGACGCAATGGCCTATATGCACAGCTAAGTCATACTTAAGTCTAGTCACAAATGATTTAAGCATCTTGTTCAAATAGATGGTTGAAGGAGGCTCGAAAAAGGAGGTCACAACGTGCGTGGTGCTGACTCCCATTTCATCGACCACTTCCTGTGGCGTTCTGTCTATCCACTTTAATTTTAATCCTAACGACTTAGCGATATCCTTGAGATCGTTAATCGCCAGCGGCAAGCGTTTCTTGCCTACCTCCTCGGCGGCACGTTCAAGATCGGGAAAGTGGTTCTGATGATGTTCCTGATGTGCGCGAATTAATAGGTGGGCAAATTCTCTACCCGTGGTTCCAGTTTGCGATAACATCTCCGGGATCGCAATTTGTAAAATATCGTTGGAAAATAGAAAGCTAGGCTCTAACGCCATACCACTAATCCCGCCACGACGGCCTTTATTAGGCGTAATCGCATCGTCTTCGGGGACATCATCTAGGAACCAGTCCAGCTCTTTTTGAAAAACGGCGGCAATAACGGCTAGCATTCCAGCACTTGGTACTCTTTTACCGCGTTCAATCATCGACAAGTAGGACACAGAGGGAGCCGATTCGGGATCTACGCGTACGCACCGGGCGGAGAGATCTTCCATCGTGAGGTGGTTTCTTTTCCTCAAGTTTCGGATCTTTGTGCCTAAAAAATGTGACTTCCTGATTAAACTTTGATTGTTTTTCATTCTGTAAAATTCACAATGTAAAGTTTTTATTGTGAAATTGTAATGAAAATTACACTAGACTACAAATCAAGCAATCAGAAAACGGAATACGCATTGATTGTGATTCAAACTGATAACGAGCCAAGTTTCAAAAGTATGAGGGTAAGGCCATGGATATATCAACAACGAATACTAGTACTCAAGTAAATAACAATAACGGTCATTATATTGGTGCAGAACTTGTTGATGTGAAACTTGTCGAGGTGGCAAGTAATGACGTAACGGCCTTAAGTGCAAAAGATTTTTTAGATGCCAAGTTTCCACTCGCTAATGGTTCTCATAAAAATGCCTGTAGCTATGTGATCTATTATCAGCAATTATTGGTGTTCATGGCAGATGGCAGCCAAACAGGATTACGCCAGCCTAAGCAGTTTGTTGCGCTAAACGGTCATAAAAGTGAACCTACAGCGATTCTGTTGAAGGACAAGGGGGGTCATGTGGAGTTAACTTTCGATAGGAGTAAGGCAAATACTAATCGAGACCTAGCCAACCTTCAGGATATACAGCTAGAAGGGCATGAGTATTGGATCAGTTTGATTAACATCGAAAACACTGTGGTTGCATCTTCTATGCAAGATCAAGTATTTACCGCTAAAGATGGCAGTGACTACCTACTAAAAAGTTAAATGATGATGCCGCTAGATAATAGCGGCATCTCCTCACTGATTGCTAGTCATCTAATGTAGTCCATAATTTATACTATTCTTTCTTAAAAATGCATAAGTAAATCACTAATCACAAGCATTTACTCTAGCTTAAAAGCTAAGCAAGCATAAATAATCTGAAAGACAGTCCCCTCATATAGTAGTAAAAGGGTGCTTATAGCAGCTAGATCCCCTCATTGAGTGTATTTCCCCTTAAGCAACCGCTTTTATTATAGGATTTGGAGCTGTTAGCTTGCGTATTTTAAGCTTTGCTCCTATGATCCCAGCGTTTTCTATTTACGGTAACTTTTTTAATGTTGAAATCTTCGCTATCTCCCAGCTCAAATGAACTTGTGATCAGTATTCTCGACCTTGTTTTATCAGAGGGTAAGCCGCTTGATCGTGCTTATTCTCAACATTTTTCCGGCTTAAAACTCGAGCCGACAGAGCAGGGGCGTATCACCTTTGTTGTGGGCGATATACTAAGAAGATTGAACCTTTACTGTTACTTATCAGATGTGACACCTGAAGAGATGGCTCGTTTAGGTTCACGTCTATTAAATGTTTGGCATCTTTTTAATGAGTTACCTTTGCCTAAAATGCAGTATTCGTTACAAGTCGATACTGCAGATTTGGCCTCCCGTATCGAGTCTGCTAAAGCGCAACCGGTACTATGGGATGGTTGCCCAGATTGGCTAAACCAAATGGGTGAAGCTCAGATGGGCGATAAATGGCCTGCAGAAAGAGCTGCGCTAAACAAGCCTGCTAAACGTTTTTTGCGTACAAATATCCTAAAGTGCACACGCGATGAACTTGCCAATGCGCTACGTAAAGAGGGAGTGCAAACGGCTAGCGTTGAAGGCGTCGATACAGCCTTAGAAGTTGTTTCTGATTCTGCATTATTTAGAACCGAAGCCTTTAAGAAAGGTTGGTTTGAGCAGCAAGATGCCGGTTCTCAATTAGTGGCATTAGCGCTTGATGCAAAGCCTGGAATGAGAGTCGTAGATGCGTGTGCAGGTGCTGGTGGTAAAACCTTATCTATTTCTGCACAAATGCAGGGAAAAGGTCGTTTACTCGCGATGGACGTAGAGCAATGGAAACTTGATAACCTGAAGCAGCGTGCGCGCCGAGCAGGTGCTCATAACGTAGAAACTCGAATTATCGCCAGCAGTAAGACCATTAAGCGTTTGAAGCTAACCGCTGACAGAGTGTTACTAGACGTACCATGCTCTGGTTTAGGCGTACTGAAGCGTAACCCTGACGCAAAATGGCGTGATACCCCAGAGCGCTTACCTGTACTGGTCGAGCTTCAAAAGCATATTTTGCAAAGCTATAGTCGTATGGTGAAAGTAGGCGGCATATTGGTTTATGCGACATGCTCAATTATGCCAGAAGAGAACCGCGATCAAATTGACGCATTTCTTGCTGAGAATAAGCACTTCAGATTCATCGAAGATGAGACAATAAGCCCAGCAGAAACCGGTTTTGATGGTTTCTACTTAGCAAAATTAGAGCGTATATCAGAAGAATAATAGTCTGGTAGAAATAGATTGAATAAAAAGAGCACCTTAGGTGCTCTTTTTTGTACTCAAATAGGGCGAGCCACTAAAAAGTCTTTCTATGAGTATTATCATAGCATTAGCAGTTAATTTAATGAGTGACTACGACATCTATCTGATTGCAAAAAGAGCCAGGATCAAACCCCGGATCTCCCTTGTATCGATTACATAGCGCATTAAGCATAGGTCGCCAGTTAAAATTACCATGATACTCATCAGCGACATAAATTTCGTTTGTTTTAGTATTTAAAAGTATTGGGGAGTCAAAGTCTGGTAATAGGCTTAATTGCCAGTGTTGAAAATATATAGCACGCTGTTTTTTCGCGATAAGCTCTATGTAGTTCTGCGGACGCATATAGGCTTTACCATCATCTCTCACTTCGTAATTTGAAGCAGTCTCTGACATGACATCTTTTTTGTCGATAAAGCTCTTATTTATGGATTTAACAGGGACGGAAGACTCCACATAAACGTATCTATTGAGTAAAACATCATCTGCAGTTTTGGGAAGAACCTCTCCATCTAATTGAATGGCTTGTTGACTTGCAATTGATTCAGTTGAAACATTTAATGAGCTTAATAATGTCGGCACAATATCGACTAAAGAGTAAAGTCCATCCATCACTGTTGCTGCAGTAATTATCTTGCCATCGCTGAAATCTGCTCGAGCTAATAGAACCTGAGTTTGCTGTTGGTCCAAAATATTAGTGCCGTGCCCCCACGACTTAGTTGTTGGCATTGAACTTGAATTTTGAGTGTTTATTGCTTGGTGGTCACTTAGCTTAAAGCTTTCACCGTGATCAGAAATGATATAAACAATTGCATTGTTGAGCATGCCTTTTAGTTTTAAGCGACTAAAGAGGTCATTAACTTGCTTATCAACGCTGAGTATCATTTGTGTATACATATAGTGATTATAATTGCCATCCCAACTGTCTAATGGCTGTGGTATGAAGTCTTTAGACGTATAAGGCCAATGTAATTGACAATAGTGCATTGCCAGAAAATTTGGTTTTTCAGGGGGTAGGCTTCCGATGACGGTTTTATTAAATGTTACTGGAGAATAAGCTTTTCCATAGGCTCTATTATTGTATAAGTATGGGAGTATTTTACTTGAGTAGGGATGGATTAGCATAATATTAAAATAAGGTAGGTCGCCTAAACCAGTTATAAAAGCATCTGCTGCACCAGCCTTGGGCCCAACAGTATTATCGAAACCATAACTTGAGTCTATTTGATTGAAACGACGCTCATCTATAGCATAAGTTGTGTGATAACCTTTTGATTTTAATAACTCAATGATTGGTAGTGTTTTATCAACCAATTCTGGCGGGGCTAAATTAAATCTAACGCCATTACTGACAGGATACTGGCCTGTGAGGAGGCTCATCCACGCAACGTAAGTTCGCCCCTGAGGGGTGTATGTATTTGAGTATATGGTCATTTTATTGAGTAGACGGTTCAAGTTTGGCGCGATTTTCGGGTCTGCGGCTAAGTATTCCAAATGATCAGGCCTCAATCCGTCGATTCCTAAAATAATGATATTTGGTTTGTCAGAGTTGTCAGTACTCGTTTTGTTGGTTGAGGCGAAAGGGGAGATGAGAACGATGGCTGCTAATATCGAGGTAGAAGTGACTACAGCCTTAGACATTAAGCTCAGTAAACCACGATAAAAGCTTAAGATCAAAAAGAATGTAATCCCTCCCCAAATTAGTGGATTGCTAAGAAGCGTGTGTCTGAAGTATGAAACTAATGACGTTGGATATAAATAAGAGTTTATTGCAATCAAACAAGTAATATGAAGGCATATAAGTAATAACCAATAAACATCGGATTGATGTTTATCTTTATTTTGGTACCAAGGCGCTAGAGCTGAAATAGTTATTATGCCTGACCAAATAATATGGAGCAGTAATAGAATTGCGAAAAAATAGCTGACGTCTAAAATTAATCCGCGAGCAGATAAAAAATCGCTGTCTAGGCTATTCATTGTCGTGGCAAGTGACATTACCGAGTAGGTTTGAAGTGAGGACTTAAAGTTAAATAAAAGCAGAGTAAATACAAGTAAAATGCCCAGAGTTCTAAAGTAGACCCGAGTCAGACTAATCCTTGGCTGATGTGGTTCTGAAGACTCAATCATTCCATCTCCTCTTCATCTACATGTTTATCTTTAGTTTTAATGGGATAGTCAATATAAGAAGAAGCAAAATCGTAGTCTTTTGACGCTGGCCAGCTTCCAAGAATAAGGTAACGCTCAGCCAAACTCGAACCTGATGAGGTTGTTGTTCGTAAGACTTGGGTTAGCTGGTAGTCTGTATACATAGCATTAGCATTTAATGATAATAACACTATCACACAAGTAGTTAAGAGAACCTCGGTAATATCCAGCCTACGCCTAGCTCGTTTCATGGGCATATCCTGATGTTTAAATTCATTAAAAGATGAAAATAGCTAAAGACCATATTGATTATAGAATAGCTTTAGAAAAAAGTTGAATATAAGATAAGTCAATAGTCTTCTGACCCCCATACATTAAGTCACTTAGGTTTTTACAAAAATATAGTTTAACACCTTGCCTAATAGACAATTTCTGTACTAAACCTATGAAATGAACATCGATTTGATTTGATTAGTTTGGTTTTAGCTAGTCTCAATCTTTATTCTAAATCTGTTTTATTATTGATGTTCGCATAGTGCTAGATAGGGGGCGATTCGGTGAAAAGAGTAAAAGCTTTTTGGTGCCAACTCCTTGTTCGCTTGCTGATAGTATCTTTTTCCGCTGTAGTACATGCGGATATCGCTCCTAGAGTGTCCTTAGATAACCAAAGTGTCGCCATGCAGCTGAGTTCGCTCGCATTCGATCTAGGTGTAATAGACAGTGCTGCTGAGTCAACTAATACTGTAGGTTTAGTTAAGCTATTGAATAAAGAGCTTTTTCAGGTTGAATTTACAAGTCTCTCATTATCAACTGAACAGTATCTAAAATTAATTAAGCGAAAGGATATAGCAAGTTATAGAAGGCTAATTAAGCAATATAAAGCGTTAGATCGCTTTCAGTGGCCGATGATAAATCCTATAGAACTTAGGTTAGGCTTAAGAGTCAAAGAAGTTGCTAAACTCAGGTGGGTCTTAGTCAAACTTGGGGATATGGAGCCTCATACTATAGCTGCTTACCGAGAGAGTATTTATGATCCTAGTGTTGAGGCGGGTCTGAAACGCTTTCAAATAAGGCATGGTTTATCAGTTGATGGCAAACTGGGAAATCAAACACTGTTATCCATTAATACCAAGCCTAGCTTCAGAGTCGTTCAACTACAGAAGGCTTTAAAATTAAGCCTAAAAAAGTTTGATGAAGAGCAAGAATACGTCTTTGTCAATCTTACCGATTATACGTTACGGATCAGTAAAAATGGTGTCGAGCAGCTAAAAATGCCTGTCATAGTGGGAAAACCTAGCAGTAAAACGCCAGAATTAAACACGGTAGTGAGTGTTGTTACTATTAACCCGACCTGGACTCCACCCGCAAGCATTATTTATCAGGATATAATGAAAAGCGTTGATGAACACCCTAACTATTTGAGGAATAATAATTTTGTACTTAAGAGTTACAAAACAGGGATTGAAGATTCTAATCTCGCAGGTATGGATACTGCTATTTTGAAGCACAAGCTAAAAACGAGTACTTTAGTTCAGCGCTCCGGCGATAAAAACGCCTTAGGAAAATTTCGATTTACAATCCCAAATACTAGTGCCATTTTTCTCCATGACACACCAAATAAGTATTTGTTTAAAAGAGCTAATCGAGCCCTTAGCCACGGCTGTATTAGGCTTTCTGAACCAGAACGATTTGCTCATTACTTAATTAGCAAAGAGCCCTTACAAACGCAGCATTTATTTCAAAAAGCGCTTAAAACCAACAAAACAATGCATTTCAGACTGAGAAGCAGGCTGCCAATTAACATCATTTATCAAAATGTTTGGATTGATAAAGATGGCCGTTTGCAAATAAGAGAAAGTTAGGAGATCAAAATGGACAGTTTTTGCCATGATAATACCATGTTAGCCAAGCTTATTAGAAAAGAGAAGAATGCAAGGATGAAGGTTAAGTTATTGGCGGTTTTACATTTTCAAGATGGGAAGTCAAGGTATCAAATTGCCGACTTTCTCAAAGTTAGCCGCACCAGTGTCAACCGTTGGATTAGCCTCTATTTAGCAAGTGGATTAGAAGGATTAAAAGAGAAACCCCATCGTGGAAGACCCAGCATTCTCAATCAAGAACAGCTGGTTCAGTTGCAAAATCATATTGAAAATAAGAGTTATCATGGAGAAAAAGTAAAATTAACTGGCGTAGACATTCAGCTCTACATCGAGAAACAGTTTGGCATTAAATATGAGATATCTAGCGTATATAAATTAATAGAGCGATTTTAGGCCAGTCTTCACTATACGAGCAGCAAAGATGACGAATACAGCATGGTTCGATGTTAGAACTGTCTTTATTCCGTAAATATTCTGCACATTCGCTGTTATCCCCTCAAACAC
Protein-coding sequences here:
- a CDS encoding L,D-transpeptidase family protein, with translation MKRVKAFWCQLLVRLLIVSFSAVVHADIAPRVSLDNQSVAMQLSSLAFDLGVIDSAAESTNTVGLVKLLNKELFQVEFTSLSLSTEQYLKLIKRKDIASYRRLIKQYKALDRFQWPMINPIELRLGLRVKEVAKLRWVLVKLGDMEPHTIAAYRESIYDPSVEAGLKRFQIRHGLSVDGKLGNQTLLSINTKPSFRVVQLQKALKLSLKKFDEEQEYVFVNLTDYTLRISKNGVEQLKMPVIVGKPSSKTPELNTVVSVVTINPTWTPPASIIYQDIMKSVDEHPNYLRNNNFVLKSYKTGIEDSNLAGMDTAILKHKLKTSTLVQRSGDKNALGKFRFTIPNTSAIFLHDTPNKYLFKRANRALSHGCIRLSEPERFAHYLISKEPLQTQHLFQKALKTNKTMHFRLRSRLPINIIYQNVWIDKDGRLQIRES
- a CDS encoding helix-turn-helix domain-containing protein gives rise to the protein MDSFCHDNTMLAKLIRKEKNARMKVKLLAVLHFQDGKSRYQIADFLKVSRTSVNRWISLYLASGLEGLKEKPHRGRPSILNQEQLVQLQNHIENKSYHGEKVKLTGVDIQLYIEKQFGIKYEISSVYKLIERF
- a CDS encoding DUF3612 domain-containing protein codes for the protein MKNNQSLIRKSHFLGTKIRNLRKRNHLTMEDLSARCVRVDPESAPSVSYLSMIERGKRVPSAGMLAVIAAVFQKELDWFLDDVPEDDAITPNKGRRGGISGMALEPSFLFSNDILQIAIPEMLSQTGTTGREFAHLLIRAHQEHHQNHFPDLERAAEEVGKKRLPLAINDLKDIAKSLGLKLKWIDRTPQEVVDEMGVSTTHVVTSFFEPPSTIYLNKMLKSFVTRLKYDLAVHIGHCVLHNKDGLKCVLTAGRRHTAADDEISTPVSSTLNAQDILHAWRDFESSFFAGALLCPKVPFRQLLDRHGYEIKVNEALGISASVAMRRMTVVSPYPHWHYFDAYAPGKLKAVYRGNGIPLPWGNMRVVEDPCQHWAVFRMINEPKVGTSAQISILDVAEKPRIYCCESIKVEDMAGNNHVLCAGIDLNPAIDAQGGDAASIAAELKQSCASNSGSVEMPTSIKKDLMSVAKILNINWIERGIQNEARLICSRGAVCPRQPSCYRAGKSQCSES
- a CDS encoding malate synthase produces the protein MDISTTNTSTQVNNNNGHYIGAELVDVKLVEVASNDVTALSAKDFLDAKFPLANGSHKNACSYVIYYQQLLVFMADGSQTGLRQPKQFVALNGHKSEPTAILLKDKGGHVELTFDRSKANTNRDLANLQDIQLEGHEYWISLINIENTVVASSMQDQVFTAKDGSDYLLKS
- a CDS encoding GreA/GreB family elongation factor, whose amino-acid sequence is MLSINQFHQLIRLELDKALASATVAAKRAHETATDSESIAKSKYETFGLEASYLAHGQSVRVAQCQADIRAFEAMFTRLNSNSIIESKGTKEPKVELGRLVLLMDENGKNQYLFVGPGAGGLKIAYEHDSIMVVTLESPLGITMANKRQGDDFSLNVAGNKREYEIIEVK
- a CDS encoding TRL domain-containing protein, encoding MASKVSRLALILGVSVAMLGCNIANHGSFVTNTYQDAKVSSPLVRLGPVSGQSCQTQFLYLFPMGDSVSSPRAIEAAKNAIKGTVIITDVTIDDTLSFGVGYSEQCINVQGTAFGTKSL
- a CDS encoding RsmB/NOP family class I SAM-dependent RNA methyltransferase, producing the protein MLKSSLSPSSNELVISILDLVLSEGKPLDRAYSQHFSGLKLEPTEQGRITFVVGDILRRLNLYCYLSDVTPEEMARLGSRLLNVWHLFNELPLPKMQYSLQVDTADLASRIESAKAQPVLWDGCPDWLNQMGEAQMGDKWPAERAALNKPAKRFLRTNILKCTRDELANALRKEGVQTASVEGVDTALEVVSDSALFRTEAFKKGWFEQQDAGSQLVALALDAKPGMRVVDACAGAGGKTLSISAQMQGKGRLLAMDVEQWKLDNLKQRARRAGAHNVETRIIASSKTIKRLKLTADRVLLDVPCSGLGVLKRNPDAKWRDTPERLPVLVELQKHILQSYSRMVKVGGILVYATCSIMPEENRDQIDAFLAENKHFRFIEDETISPAETGFDGFYLAKLERISEE
- a CDS encoding ribosomal protein uL16 3-hydroxylase, which codes for MQLDINGLTPEQFLKEYWQKKPLVIRQGFKNFQDLLSPDEMAGLACDEMVESRRVYREKGDWQAEFGPFESYEHLGEKDWTLIVQALNNWVPAAEDLLKCFDFIPRWRLDDVMVSYAVPGGGVGPHIDLYDVFICQGSGRRRWRVGDLGPHKEFAAHPALLHTEAFDPIIDVELLPGDILYLPPGYPHDGVTLEPSMSFSVGYRTASAKDMVSALADHLIDNEQGTKQITDPDRGLSQHSGLIDEQDLGRIKQQLIETLDDTLISEFSGRYLTQSKCELDLPEEQLGFQLDDIKAIISEQPLIRLGGLRCLYFATSLESGVMYINGEQVELGEGSSEVIEALCNQQQLTLEDMSTWLENEAVMTQLTDWVNAGYWYFDDVE
- a CDS encoding sulfatase-like hydrolase/transferase, which encodes MIESSEPHQPRISLTRVYFRTLGILLVFTLLLFNFKSSLQTYSVMSLATTMNSLDSDFLSARGLILDVSYFFAILLLLHIIWSGIITISALAPWYQNKDKHQSDVYWLLLICLHITCLIAINSYLYPTSLVSYFRHTLLSNPLIWGGITFFLILSFYRGLLSLMSKAVVTSTSILAAIVLISPFASTNKTSTDNSDKPNIIILGIDGLRPDHLEYLAADPKIAPNLNRLLNKMTIYSNTYTPQGRTYVAWMSLLTGQYPVSNGVRFNLAPPELVDKTLPIIELLKSKGYHTTYAIDERRFNQIDSSYGFDNTVGPKAGAADAFITGLGDLPYFNIMLIHPYSSKILPYLYNNRAYGKAYSPVTFNKTVIGSLPPEKPNFLAMHYCQLHWPYTSKDFIPQPLDSWDGNYNHYMYTQMILSVDKQVNDLFSRLKLKGMLNNAIVYIISDHGESFKLSDHQAINTQNSSSMPTTKSWGHGTNILDQQQTQVLLARADFSDGKIITAATVMDGLYSLVDIVPTLLSSLNVSTESIASQQAIQLDGEVLPKTADDVLLNRYVYVESSVPVKSINKSFIDKKDVMSETASNYEVRDDGKAYMRPQNYIELIAKKQRAIYFQHWQLSLLPDFDSPILLNTKTNEIYVADEYHGNFNWRPMLNALCNRYKGDPGFDPGSFCNQIDVVVTH
- a CDS encoding transporter; translated protein: MISIRGFAITDRQLIRPDIICMVKTRPLFTLLLVCSPCAAQDLEPRSYTNIPIGMHFLAAGVVHSEGNLSPAPSAPIKNANLSINAAVIGYAHTFDLSGSSSKVDLSTTRVCYQGSAEFNGQQLNADRCGYGDPSIRVTWNFFGAPALQAKDFSQWQQGVVVGASMQVSVPMGSYDGDKLLNAGSNRWVFRPGIGMSHKLGRWYYDVIASVRLYGDNDDFFNDTKLEQKPQFTLQGHLIYNISRGHWISLNGNLFFGGETSKDKINSLDKQRNSRFGITYSFPVNAQHSVKLYANTGVVTQVGNDFDTLGALWQYRF